Genomic window (Streptomyces sp. TG1A-60):
CAGTTCATGGACCGCGACAGCCGCCCGGACTTCACCTCCACGGTGATGCAGCCGGCGCTGCAGAAGTTCGTCCGCGACCCCAAGGGCGTCGACAACCTGCTCTCGTCGATCGAGCGCCAGAAGAAGACGATCTTCGCGTCCTGACGGCCGACGTCCTGACGATCGGCCGGCCGCACACGTGAGCACCCCGCACGCACGAGCAGCCCGCACGCGTGAGCGGCTCGCACGCACGAGCGGCCGGCCGATCGACCGTCCTCACGACTGGATGACCTTCTGACATGACGACCACTCCCACCACGAGCCCGGAGGCGGCCACGCCGCCTCCGGGCTCCGGCCCTGCCGCCGAGACAACCGACAAGAAGGTGCCCCGGGGGCACCGGCGTCTGCTCACCCGCCGTGACCGGCTCACGCTGGGCCTGATGGCGGGTCTGCCGACGATCCTGCACGTCGCCCTCGTCTGGGTCACCGCTCTCGCGTCGATCGCACTGGCCTTCGCCACCTGGGACGGCATCGGCTTCGACTCGATCAAGTGGGTCGGGCTGCAGAACTTCCGTGAACTGTTCACCATCAACCCGCAGTTCTGGCCCGCCGTCCAGCACAACATCATCTGGTTCGCGGCACTCATCCTGATCCCGACCCCGCTCGGCCTGTTCCTGGCCGTGCAGCTGGACAAGCAGATCCGCTTCAGCCGCGTCTACCAGACCGCCTTCTTCCTGCCGGTCGTGGTCTCGATGGCGGTCATCGGCTTCGTCTGGCAGCTCGTCTACAACCCCGACACGGGCCTGATCAACAGCCTCATCGGCGCCAACCAGCCCGGCCACTACATCGACTGGATCGGCGACCCCGACCTCAATCTCTGGGCCATCCTCATCGCCGCCTCCTGGCGCCACGCCGGCTACATGATGATCCTGTACCTGGCCGGCCTCAAGAGCGTCGACCCGTCCCTGCGGGAAGCCTCCGCCCTGGACGGCGCCAACGAATGGCAGACGTTCAAGAGCGTCATCTTCCCCACCCTGCGCCCCACCAACACCGTCGTCCTGGTCGTCACCATCATCGAGGCCCTGCGCGCCTTCGACCTCGTCTTCGTCTTCAACAAGGGCGCCGAGGGCACCGAACTGCTCTCCATCCTCGTCACCAACAACATCATCGGAGAGTCCAGCCGCATCGGATACGGCTCCGCCATCGCCGTCGTCCTCCTGGTCATCTCCCTCGCCGTGATCATCCCGTACCTGATCGCGACCTTCCGGAAGGAGCGGCAAGCGTGAGCACCCTCGCCGACACCACCGCCGCGACCGGCGCTCCCAAGACGCGCACCCCCCTGCGCCCCGCCCGGATCCTCCTGCACCTCTTCCTCGCCGGCGCGGCACTGGCCTGGCTGGCCCCCCTGCTGTGGGCCCTGTACGCCGCCCTGCGCCCCTACGGCGAGACCAGCGACAAGGGCTACGTCTCCTGGCCCGACAAGCTGAACTTCGACAACTTCACGAACGCGTTCACCCAGTCGGACATGACGCACTACTTCGTGAACACGTTGATCGTCGCCGTCCCCGCGGTCCTGCTGACGCTGTTCCTGTCCTCCATGGTCGCCTTCTACGTCAGCCGCTTCGACTTCCGCGTCAACCTCTTCCTCCTGCTGGTCTTCACCGCCGGCAACCTGCTCCCGCAGCAGGTCATCATCACCCCGCTGTACCGCCTGTACCTGCTCATCGACATCCCCGGCATCACGATGAGCGGCAAGCTGTACGACTCCGCGCTCGGCCTGGTCCTCATCCACGTGGCCTTCCAGTCCGGGTTCTGCGCCTTCGTCCTCAGCAACTACATGCGCTCCCTGCCCCACGAGCTGACCGAGGCCGCCCTCGTCGACGGCGCCTCCGTGTGGCGCCTGTACTGGCAGATCGTGCTGCCGCTGTGCAAGCCCGCGATGGCCGCCCTGGCGACCCTGCTCTCCATCTGGATCTACAACGACTTCTTCTGGGCCCTCGTACTGATCTCCACCGGCGAGAACATGCCGATCACCTCGGCCCTGAACAACCTCTCCGGCCAGTACTTCACCGACCCCAACCTGGTCGCCGCCGGCGCCCTGCTCACCGCCATCCCCACCTTGATCGTCTACTTCGCACTCCAGCGACAGTTCGTCAGCGGCCTCACCCTGGGCGCCAACAAGGGCTGATCCACAGGAGCCGACGCCCGCCCGTGCGGGCCGACGCCCCACTCCTGAAAGAGAAGCTTCGTGCACCACCCCTTCACCCACGTGGCCTCCGTGCCCGTGGACACCGGCACCGCGAGGGTCCACGAGGAGGGCCGGCAGTCCCGGAGCGCCGGCGGCGCCTACGCCCTCGACGCGACCCCGTACCGTCCGACCGGCGACAACCGGGTGGAGTCGACGGGCGGCCTGATGGCCTCCAGCGACCGCCTGCTTTCACCGGACCCCTGGGGCGTGACCACAACGCGTCGCCTGCTGAGCGGAGTTGACCGATGAGTCGCGTGTTGTCCGTCCCCGGCATCGCGTACGGCGGTGACTACAACCCCGAGCAGTGGCCCGAGGAGGTCTGGGCCGAGGACGTACGCCTCATGCGCGAGGCCGGCGTCACCATGGTCAGCGTCAACATCTTCGCGTGGGCGCTGCTGGAGCCGCGCGAGGGCGAGTACGACTTCTCCCGCCTGGACCGGATCCTGGCCCTCCTCCACGACAGCGGCATCGCCGCCGACCTGGCCACGCCCACGGCGGCTCCGCCCGCCTGGTTCTTCCGGGCCCACCCGGAGGCCCTGCCGGTCGACAAGGACGGCCGCACCCTCTCGTACGGCAGCCGCCAGACCTTCTGCCCGTCGAGCCCCGCGTACCGCGAGGCGGCCCTGCGGATCGCCCGCGTCCTGGGCGAGCGGTACGCGGACCACCCGGCGGTGGTCATGTGGCACGTCCACAACGAGTACGGCTGCCACAACGCCGAGTGCCACTGCGACACGAGCGCGGCGGCGTTCCGGGACTGGCTGCGGACGAAGTACGACGACGACCTGGCGGCACTGAACCACGCCTGGGGCACGACGTTCTGGAGCCAGTGGTACTACGACTGGGACGAGATCATCCCGCCCCGCCCGACGGGCGCGGTGCCGAACCCGACCCACCAGCTGGACTGGCGCCGCTTCTGCAGCGACGCGTTGCTGTCGCTGTACGAGGCGGAGCGGGAGGTGCTGCGGGAGGCCGCCCCCGGCCTCCCCGCCACCACCAACTTCATGGTGATGCACAACTTCGACAAGCTGGACTACTGGCGCTGGGCCCCGGCGCTGGACATCGTCTCCAACGACCACTACCTCCGG
Coding sequences:
- a CDS encoding sugar ABC transporter permease is translated as MTTTPTTSPEAATPPPGSGPAAETTDKKVPRGHRRLLTRRDRLTLGLMAGLPTILHVALVWVTALASIALAFATWDGIGFDSIKWVGLQNFRELFTINPQFWPAVQHNIIWFAALILIPTPLGLFLAVQLDKQIRFSRVYQTAFFLPVVVSMAVIGFVWQLVYNPDTGLINSLIGANQPGHYIDWIGDPDLNLWAILIAASWRHAGYMMILYLAGLKSVDPSLREASALDGANEWQTFKSVIFPTLRPTNTVVLVVTIIEALRAFDLVFVFNKGAEGTELLSILVTNNIIGESSRIGYGSAIAVVLLVISLAVIIPYLIATFRKERQA
- a CDS encoding carbohydrate ABC transporter permease; the encoded protein is MSTLADTTAATGAPKTRTPLRPARILLHLFLAGAALAWLAPLLWALYAALRPYGETSDKGYVSWPDKLNFDNFTNAFTQSDMTHYFVNTLIVAVPAVLLTLFLSSMVAFYVSRFDFRVNLFLLLVFTAGNLLPQQVIITPLYRLYLLIDIPGITMSGKLYDSALGLVLIHVAFQSGFCAFVLSNYMRSLPHELTEAALVDGASVWRLYWQIVLPLCKPAMAALATLLSIWIYNDFFWALVLISTGENMPITSALNNLSGQYFTDPNLVAAGALLTAIPTLIVYFALQRQFVSGLTLGANKG